Proteins from a single region of Bactrocera neohumeralis isolate Rockhampton unplaced genomic scaffold, APGP_CSIRO_Bneo_wtdbg2-racon-allhic-juicebox.fasta_v2 cluster10, whole genome shotgun sequence:
- the LOC126765373 gene encoding uncharacterized protein LOC126765373, producing MEYDSLEETSPKTSTTQHRLKKRKITEEDNLIKIACEHLKSQNNSNQQNNNDPDDVVAKSWGAQLKEMEPQQKILARKLISDVLFQGCVGNLNNSHIQELFNIFQSRPTTAISYVSTPSPVELVNDPYDPTTYNSQESIQGFYANFQ from the exons ATGGAATATGATAGTTTAGAAGAG acTTCACCAAAAACATCAACAACACAACATAGActaaaaaaacgtaaaattaccgaggaagataatttaattaaaatagcgTGCGAACACCTGAAATCACAAAATAACAGTaaccaacaaaacaacaatGACCCAGATGATGTGGTTGCCAAATCTTGGGGTGCGCAATTAAAAGAGATGGAGcctcaacaaaaaatattggcGCGTAAATTAATTTCGGATGTTTTGTTTCAAGGATGTGttggaaatttgaataattCGCACATACAGGAattattcaacatttttcaatccagaccaacaacagcaatttcTTACGTATCCACTCCATCGCCAGTAGAGCTTGTAAATGATCCATATGACCCAACAACATATAACTCACAGGAATCAATACAGGGATTCTACgcgaattttcaataa